The following proteins come from a genomic window of Halomarina ordinaria:
- a CDS encoding restriction endonuclease subunit S: MNWEQVPDHWESKKLSEIGEIYSGGTPDRDNPNYFGGDIPWLRLKDAKQFYVSTSDEKITQEGLENSSAQLLPEGSVIVSTRATIGEVTIAKRQVTTNQGFKAVYPQKADSEFVAYFLSSITDELENLGRTTTYPEVNKTQFSNIEIPLPSISEQRAIVKKLNSIFEKLNESNETQSHAEDIARKVLNSAIKRLIDSAYKSSEQVKVEDVCDKIKNGGTPKRSNESYWGGNIPWLKSGELKNSILYDSEEYMTEKGLSESSAKMFSPDTVLVAMYGATRGETGFIKKEMSTNQAVCGLSADESLCEPKYLWYCLRTLQSKLASQGRGGGQDNINQTTIRNTIIPLPSIQRQRKIIERIELVEERANEIRDASNRIGEILDILPKAVFNKAFSGNL; this comes from the coding sequence ATGAATTGGGAGCAAGTACCAGACCACTGGGAGAGCAAAAAGCTGAGCGAAATTGGAGAAATCTATTCCGGAGGAACTCCTGACCGCGACAATCCGAATTACTTCGGAGGAGATATTCCGTGGCTGAGACTGAAAGATGCGAAGCAATTCTATGTCTCTACCTCAGACGAAAAGATAACACAAGAAGGTTTAGAAAATAGTAGCGCCCAGTTGCTCCCTGAAGGTTCAGTGATAGTTTCAACAAGGGCGACGATTGGCGAAGTCACTATTGCGAAAAGGCAAGTGACCACTAATCAAGGTTTCAAGGCGGTGTATCCACAGAAAGCAGACTCCGAATTTGTTGCTTACTTCCTATCCTCAATAACAGATGAGTTAGAGAACTTAGGTAGGACTACTACCTATCCTGAGGTAAACAAAACTCAATTCAGTAATATTGAGATACCACTTCCATCAATTTCTGAACAACGCGCTATCGTTAAGAAGCTGAATTCAATCTTCGAAAAGCTAAATGAGTCGAACGAGACACAGTCACACGCGGAAGACATCGCAAGGAAAGTCCTGAATTCTGCAATCAAACGTCTCATAGATAGTGCATACAAGTCGTCTGAACAAGTTAAGGTAGAAGACGTTTGTGACAAAATCAAGAATGGGGGGACACCAAAGAGGTCAAACGAAAGCTATTGGGGGGGTAATATCCCGTGGCTGAAGTCGGGCGAGTTAAAAAATTCTATTTTATATGATTCTGAGGAATATATGACAGAGAAAGGCCTGTCAGAGAGCAGCGCTAAGATGTTCTCACCAGATACTGTATTGGTCGCAATGTATGGAGCGACGCGTGGAGAAACTGGCTTCATCAAAAAGGAGATGTCTACTAATCAGGCTGTATGTGGCTTATCTGCTGATGAGAGCTTGTGTGAACCCAAGTATCTCTGGTATTGCCTACGAACTCTACAGAGCAAATTAGCTTCACAAGGTCGAGGAGGTGGACAGGACAATATAAATCAGACAACAATTCGGAATACGATAATCCCACTCCCATCTATTCAAAGGCAACGTAAAATAATTGAACGTATTGAATTAGTTGAAGAGCGAGCAAATGAAATACGTGATGCCTCAAACCGTATTGGAGAGATATTGGATATCCTTCCAAAAGCAGTATTTAACAAGGCATTCAGTGGGAACTTGTAG
- a CDS encoding tyrosine-type recombinase/integrase, translated as MTDVVHPDVDAQRAEVAAAFGRDLDPLAAYATTFEGMAVDPFDLFVSDVLDSKGLAPSTHKAYDWVFEQWSGYMAREGRHPACPNDKHVVGFLQYCRDDCGNQPDTVRTKLRRLNKAYEYWQDAPAFPHPQDYNPFTLVLSKVDLSRPPLKEPPRIPIETLGEILHGVTNVRDRAAIVLQFKLGLRASELCNITIRDISIQNADLQQHYRELGSHPALDSRPNAVYIPSRDERQGNKSRCPRVLPLDDEARHALLRYLLIRPDTEEGWIFLSKTSHSQLDQEYLNSCWIRTFRPEYAETEEHRGVTSHFGRHRFTTYWRVERDLNRELIKYMRGDTTQNSSLDDRGAIDDYIHTYYEDIEPLYREQIFKFGI; from the coding sequence ATGACTGATGTCGTTCACCCGGACGTCGATGCACAACGGGCAGAAGTGGCTGCGGCGTTCGGTCGAGACCTCGACCCGTTAGCTGCGTATGCTACGACGTTCGAAGGGATGGCGGTCGACCCATTCGACCTCTTCGTTTCGGATGTCCTCGACAGTAAGGGGCTCGCGCCTAGCACGCACAAAGCCTATGATTGGGTTTTCGAGCAGTGGAGCGGGTATATGGCCCGGGAGGGTCGTCATCCAGCCTGTCCGAACGACAAGCACGTCGTGGGTTTCCTTCAGTACTGTCGAGACGATTGCGGCAATCAGCCAGATACAGTACGGACGAAGCTCCGTCGTTTGAACAAGGCCTATGAGTACTGGCAAGACGCGCCAGCGTTTCCTCACCCCCAGGACTACAACCCGTTCACGCTCGTCCTTTCGAAGGTGGATTTGAGCCGCCCACCGCTCAAGGAGCCGCCTCGTATTCCCATCGAGACACTCGGTGAGATTCTGCACGGAGTCACGAACGTCCGCGACCGTGCGGCCATTGTCCTCCAGTTCAAACTTGGGCTACGGGCGTCCGAACTATGTAATATCACGATTCGTGACATCAGTATACAGAATGCAGATCTCCAACAGCACTACCGCGAGTTGGGGTCGCATCCAGCACTCGATAGCCGTCCTAATGCTGTCTATATTCCCTCGCGCGATGAGCGCCAGGGTAACAAATCGCGATGCCCGCGTGTCCTCCCCCTTGACGACGAAGCGCGGCACGCGCTTCTACGCTACTTGCTCATCCGGCCCGACACTGAGGAAGGGTGGATCTTCCTCTCGAAGACGAGCCACAGTCAACTCGACCAGGAGTATCTCAACAGCTGCTGGATACGAACCTTCAGACCAGAGTATGCAGAAACCGAAGAGCACCGTGGAGTGACTAGTCACTTCGGCCGTCATCGCTTCACGACGTATTGGCGGGTGGAACGAGACCTCAACCGAGAGCTGATAAAGTACATGCGGGGGGATACGACTCAGAATAGCTCGCTTGATGACCGAGGAGCGATTGACGACTACATTCATACGTACTACGAAGATATCGAACCTCTCTACCGGGAGCAGATATTTAAATTCGGTATCTGA